One Candidatus Limnocylindrales bacterium DNA window includes the following coding sequences:
- a CDS encoding class I SAM-dependent methyltransferase: protein MNREEYELMYRFEEQNWWFVIKRKILETVLNSFEDPGEGMDRLPRILDVGCGTGIIPLLLQRYGSVWGLDISQEALQFCKKRKLTQFVCQSDGLTIPFQGNTFDIITAIDVIEHVERDEAMLKECYRVLRVGGRVYITTSAYPFLWSEHDEAVGHKRRYTFQELKNKVQQAGFKVKKLTHYHALIFFPVLVLWGLKKMLGLQNLFKTTHIEISPFFNKICTQVLKIEPLVLKNVNIPFGISLLCVGEKEARN, encoded by the coding sequence ATGAATCGCGAGGAATATGAACTCATGTATCGATTCGAGGAACAGAACTGGTGGTTTGTTATTAAAAGAAAAATCCTCGAAACCGTCCTTAACAGCTTTGAAGACCCTGGGGAAGGAATGGACCGATTACCCAGAATTCTAGATGTGGGATGCGGAACCGGCATTATTCCATTACTTCTACAACGTTATGGCTCAGTTTGGGGGTTGGATATTTCCCAAGAGGCTCTTCAGTTTTGTAAAAAGCGAAAATTAACACAATTTGTATGTCAATCAGACGGGTTGACGATTCCTTTTCAAGGGAATACCTTTGATATCATCACGGCTATTGACGTGATTGAGCATGTAGAGCGCGATGAGGCAATGCTTAAAGAATGTTACCGGGTCCTGAGGGTGGGGGGTAGAGTTTATATCACCACTTCCGCCTATCCTTTTCTCTGGAGTGAGCATGACGAAGCCGTCGGACATAAACGCCGATATACCTTTCAAGAATTGAAAAATAAAGTCCAGCAAGCAGGGTTTAAAGTTAAAAAATTGACCCATTACCATGCCCTTATCTTTTTTCCTGTACTGGTTCTGTGGGGTCTTAAAAAAATGTTAGGCCTTCAAAATCTTTTCAAAACTACTCATATTGAGATTTCCCCTTTCTTTAATAAGATTTGTACCCAGGTGCTCAAAATTGAACCTCTCGTGCTGAAAAATGTCAATATCCCGTTTGGCATTTCCTTGCTTTGTGTAGGGGAAAAGGAAGCCAGAAACTAG